A region of the Muricauda sp. MAR_2010_75 genome:
CGAAAGGGAAACAAAAACACAGCTAATATGCTGTAATGAATTTTAAAACTTAGGTATGAACCAAATACAAGAATTCATCCAATACCTACTACAAAGTGTAAAGTTTTGGGTAATAGTTCAACCGTGGCAAACAGGGTTGATAGTCAGGTTTGGAAAACGCATCAAAAAAGTGGAAAAGGGTGTTTACTTCAAGATACCCTACTTTGATAGTGTATACATCCAAGAGTCAAGGTTAAGGGTGGTCCCGCTATCCATGCAAACACTCACCACAAAGGATTTAAAGACGGTTACCCTTAATGGTGCCGTAGGATACTCCATAGGGTCAATTGAAGAACTGTACAAGTCCCTATTCCATCCGGAAAGCACTATAGCTAACATTGTAATGAGTGAAATATCTGATTTTATCTATGGAAAGGATTTGGTTGATATAACTCCCAAAACAATCCAAAAAAATGTATTTGATAAGCTTAAAACTCATCAATATGGGTTGAGGTTTGAATACTTCAAGATAACCAATTTCGCTGTAGTGAGAACCTTCAGGTTGATACAGGACCAGAGTTGGATTGATGAACAATTAAAAATGAACGAAACAATTAAATAGAAAAAATATGTTAGAAAAAACCTGCAGAGTCACTTATAGTGCATCAAACAAGGAAACAACTGATATGGGGGCTTTTACAGTCACACTAAACGGATCACTTGAAAGTTTAGCACCTCAAATAATTGATACGGCCATGGCTGAAATTAAGTTGAAGAACTACACCAAGTTACAAGTAGCTATTGCACTTCAGCAATAGTAAAACACCTTAATATGATACTAGACCACGAAAAACTACACCGTGACATGCTCATAAAATTGAGAAAGGAAGGAAAGACCCAAATCCAAGGTGCAAAGGAAATGGGATTAGCTTCTTCCATATTCCAAAGGGTATGGAGTTATAAGGATTTGAAGTTGAACACTTACCTGGCCTTGGTAAGCTGGTTAAAAAAGGATGTGAGCTTTTATCTGATAAAACAATAGCAATGGAGAATGATATAGATAAAATATCCGAATACTTAGCTATAGAAATTTCCCAAAGCAACATTTATTCGGTGCAAGACATAAAGTCAAAAATAAAAGCATCATTGGCCTTGCTTTGGACAAAATCAGATCAGAAGGGGTATAGAAAGAAAATTGCTGGTATGCAATCCAGGCTTGAAGGTAGAGCAAAACACAACACCTTAATGAAGGCAATGGGAGAGTTTTGGAAACCCTATGCTTTGAGCAGAATGAGTGATGAAGAAAAAATAGATGCTTTTTATGAAATAGAAAAATTGGAGTTTGAAATAGGCCACATAAGTACAGTTAGATCTAGGGAAGAAATATCTAAAGCATATTATTCAAAGCTCCAAACAGATTTGTAAAACCTTTAAATATATAAACCATGAGAATACTCTGCTACATATTCGGTCATTACTGGAAACGTCATGATCAAAAAAAACACAATAGAAGGAAGTGCATGATTTGTGGACTCAAAGAGTACTCCCATAAGGCGTTCCCGGATAACTGGTTTAAGGTTTACTGATGAAGTGGTATAAATATCATAAGGGAGATTGGCTATTGCTTATTTCCATAGCTATAAGCCTAGGCACCATTATTTGGTTGGTAACTGAATATTACAAACTCAAATCATAATAATGACAAACACCAAAGTAGTTCATTGTAAAAAAGAAGCATTTGATGTGTATATAGGTAGACCAAGTAAATGGGGAAATCCATTTTCTCACAAAGAAGGGACCTTGGCTAAATTCAAAGTTACCTCCCGTGAAAAAGCTGTTGAGCAATATAGGGAATGGATTACCAATGGAAAAGGCAAACATCTGTTGAAAGATTTACATGAGCTAAAAGGGAAGATTCTTGGTTGTTGGTGCCACCCTCAAAAATGCCATGGTGATGTATTGGTAGAATTGGTAAATAATTTGAAATGATAAAAGTAGGAAGTGACTGTAGTGGAATAGGTGCCTTTATACAGGCATTAAAAGCCCTTGGAATAGAGTATACTGAAGAATTCGCATGTGACTTTGATTACTATGCCCGTATAAGCTATTTGGCCAACTATGGCACTGTGGAAGATTTAAAGCTGGCCAGAACCAAACAACACAAAAAATACGCTGATGGCGTCAAGAAAATAGCATTGAGCGAAGAAGAGCCCACAGTTGATGATATCAGGTTTCTGAATGAAGCAAATGAGTTTGCCAAATCCTTCAGTTTCTACTTCCCGTTCAATATGTACCAAAGGGATATACCAAAGGATCCATTGGACATTTATGTCAGCACAGTACCCCGCCAGGCTTTCAGCATTGCCGGAAAGCGAAAAGGTGAGGGTGATAAGCGTGGTATACTGTTCTACAACAGCCATGAGTTCATCCAAAAGAACAAACCAAGGTATTTCCTATTCGAGAACGTTAAAGGACTTCTAAGCCACGATAAAGATTCCAATGACCCCAAGAATCCGATAGGAAGGACTTTCAATAAATGGATACAGCTATTGGGTGGAAAAAGCATAGATGGCAACCAGG
Encoded here:
- a CDS encoding DUF4326 domain-containing protein is translated as MTNTKVVHCKKEAFDVYIGRPSKWGNPFSHKEGTLAKFKVTSREKAVEQYREWITNGKGKHLLKDLHELKGKILGCWCHPQKCHGDVLVELVNNLK
- a CDS encoding DUF1660 family phage protein codes for the protein MRILCYIFGHYWKRHDQKKHNRRKCMICGLKEYSHKAFPDNWFKVY
- a CDS encoding SPFH domain-containing protein, which codes for MNQIQEFIQYLLQSVKFWVIVQPWQTGLIVRFGKRIKKVEKGVYFKIPYFDSVYIQESRLRVVPLSMQTLTTKDLKTVTLNGAVGYSIGSIEELYKSLFHPESTIANIVMSEISDFIYGKDLVDITPKTIQKNVFDKLKTHQYGLRFEYFKITNFAVVRTFRLIQDQSWIDEQLKMNETIK